One Legionella hackeliae DNA segment encodes these proteins:
- the truD gene encoding tRNA pseudouridine(13) synthase TruD, protein MLNCEQLAFAHGLPISTGKIKCYPEDFKVNELLGFDLTGEGEHLFLQIEKKGLNTEEVVKLLAQALHKSIKAISYAGLKDKEAVTTQWFSIHCPGETIDSAHALKGEGWRVIQEQRHAKKLRTGALAANEFTLVIRELSHPETIEARLNTISTVGVPNYFGPQRFGYENQNLLKAERLLLGGMKVKNHFLRGIYYSAARAFLFNQILNERVKSQTWNKAISGDVMQLSGSHSIFSIEETDDVIDKRVTEFDISPAAPLWGKGDERLQLQALAHQQNALASYEAWCAALEQQGLERAYRALRLIPENMKWEWQGNILHVSFRLTPGSYATAVMRELFQMM, encoded by the coding sequence ATGTTAAATTGCGAGCAGCTTGCATTTGCTCATGGCTTGCCGATAAGTACAGGAAAAATTAAATGTTATCCAGAGGATTTTAAAGTTAATGAACTATTAGGATTTGATTTAACAGGAGAAGGGGAGCATTTATTTCTGCAAATAGAAAAGAAAGGCTTGAATACGGAAGAAGTGGTGAAACTGCTGGCTCAAGCACTACACAAATCAATAAAGGCTATTTCTTATGCAGGTTTGAAGGATAAGGAGGCAGTAACTACCCAGTGGTTTTCTATCCATTGTCCTGGTGAAACTATTGACTCAGCTCATGCTTTAAAAGGTGAGGGGTGGCGTGTAATACAGGAGCAGCGCCATGCAAAAAAATTAAGAACAGGGGCTTTGGCCGCTAATGAATTCACTCTGGTGATAAGAGAGCTTTCTCATCCAGAAACAATAGAAGCTCGTTTAAATACCATTTCAACTGTAGGAGTACCAAACTATTTTGGTCCACAACGTTTTGGCTATGAAAATCAGAACCTGCTGAAGGCAGAAAGGCTTCTATTAGGTGGAATGAAAGTAAAAAATCATTTTCTTCGTGGTATCTATTATTCCGCGGCTCGAGCATTTTTATTTAATCAAATTTTAAACGAGAGAGTAAAAAGCCAAACCTGGAATAAAGCGATTTCTGGGGATGTAATGCAGTTATCAGGGTCTCATAGCATTTTTTCCATTGAAGAAACTGATGATGTCATTGACAAAAGAGTCACTGAATTTGATATATCGCCAGCAGCTCCTCTTTGGGGTAAAGGGGATGAGCGTCTTCAATTGCAAGCACTAGCCCATCAGCAAAACGCTCTCGCTTCTTATGAGGCCTGGTGTGCTGCTTTGGAGCAACAGGGATTGGAGCGAGCTTATCGAGCACTACGATTAATTCCAGAGAACATGAAATGGGAGTGGCAAGGAAATATTTTGCACGTGTCGTTTAGATTAACTCCTGGGAGTTATGCGACAGCTGTCATGAGAGAATTATTTCAGATGATGTAA
- a CDS encoding TerC/Alx family metal homeostasis membrane protein — MHSMGEWWMWGGFFLFIGLMLFVDMFLFGGKKAHRVSTKEALTWVIVWVSLALLFNLLLWFYLLKTTDAAIAHQQALEFFTGYLIEESLSIDNMFIFILIFKYFAVPIEYQRRVLLFGVLGAIVMRLLLILLGLWLITRFHWILYVFGGFLLLSGIRLLLAAEKEPSLERHPLLVWMRKYLPVTKTFHKEQFFIIKNKQLHLTPLFLVLVLIEASDLIFALDSIPAIFAITEDPFIVFTSNIFAILGLRAMYFLLVNMSDRFHLLKYGIALILIFVGFKMLIAYWVKIPVFISLGFIIATLIMSILCSLMSSKNNNNN; from the coding sequence ATGCATTCAATGGGTGAATGGTGGATGTGGGGAGGCTTTTTTCTCTTTATTGGCTTGATGCTGTTCGTAGATATGTTTTTATTTGGGGGTAAAAAAGCACATCGCGTTTCAACCAAGGAAGCATTAACATGGGTTATTGTTTGGGTAAGCTTGGCTTTATTATTCAATCTTCTTTTATGGTTTTATCTGCTTAAAACTACCGATGCTGCCATAGCACATCAACAAGCTTTAGAGTTTTTTACCGGCTATCTTATTGAAGAATCGCTCTCAATAGATAACATGTTCATTTTTATACTGATATTTAAGTATTTTGCGGTTCCTATAGAATATCAGCGACGTGTTTTATTATTTGGGGTATTAGGTGCAATTGTTATGCGTCTTTTACTCATTTTATTAGGATTATGGTTGATTACCAGGTTTCATTGGATACTGTATGTATTTGGTGGATTTTTGCTCCTTAGTGGAATTAGGTTACTGCTAGCTGCTGAAAAGGAACCTTCGCTCGAAAGACATCCGTTGTTAGTTTGGATGCGAAAGTATTTACCCGTCACGAAAACCTTTCATAAAGAGCAATTTTTTATTATAAAAAACAAGCAACTGCATCTTACACCCTTATTTTTGGTATTAGTTCTTATTGAAGCGAGTGATTTAATTTTTGCTTTGGATAGTATTCCTGCAATTTTTGCTATTACCGAGGATCCCTTTATTGTTTTTACCTCAAATATTTTTGCAATTTTGGGTTTACGCGCTATGTATTTTCTACTGGTCAATATGTCAGATCGGTTCCATTTGCTGAAGTATGGGATTGCACTTATTTTAATTTTTGTCGGTTTTAAAATGTTAATTGCTTATTGGGTTAAAATACCTGTTTTTATTTCTTTAGGATTTATTATTGCCACTTTAATTATGAGTATATTGTGTAGCCTAATGAGTTCAAAGAACAACAATAATAATTAA
- a CDS encoding Nif3-like dinuclear metal center hexameric protein: MISRDKLTLHLHEFLECANFNDYAPNGVQVEGKEDIKRICTAVTASSEVIEHAIAMQADALIVHHGYFWRGEEPVLTGMKRQRIAKLLTQNISLLAYHLPLDCHPDIGNNACLAKLLDIKTPKMHWAGKTPNLIWSGVIKDSKTPNEFLLQLEDVLGRRPLLVEGSNKPVQSIAWCSGAAQDFIEDAYKLGVDTYISGEISERTYYQAKELGIHYFSCGHHATERYGIQALGSYLASHFKLDHHFIDSANPV, translated from the coding sequence GTGATATCTCGCGACAAACTTACTCTCCATCTGCACGAATTTTTAGAATGCGCTAATTTTAATGATTATGCACCTAATGGCGTGCAGGTTGAGGGTAAGGAAGACATTAAACGTATTTGCACTGCTGTTACTGCCTCATCAGAAGTAATAGAACATGCGATAGCCATGCAGGCTGACGCATTAATTGTCCACCATGGGTATTTTTGGCGAGGGGAAGAACCTGTTCTAACTGGTATGAAGCGTCAACGAATTGCCAAACTGCTTACTCAAAATATTTCTCTTTTGGCTTATCATTTACCACTGGATTGCCACCCGGACATAGGAAATAATGCCTGTTTGGCAAAATTGCTAGATATCAAAACTCCCAAGATGCATTGGGCAGGGAAAACGCCCAATCTTATTTGGTCAGGTGTTATTAAAGACTCTAAAACACCCAATGAATTTTTACTGCAACTGGAGGATGTTTTAGGTAGACGACCTTTGTTGGTTGAAGGCTCAAATAAGCCTGTTCAATCGATTGCATGGTGCAGTGGTGCTGCACAAGATTTTATAGAAGATGCTTATAAGCTTGGTGTCGATACTTATATTAGTGGTGAAATTTCAGAGCGGACTTATTATCAAGCAAAAGAATTAGGTATTCATTATTTTTCCTGTGGTCATCATGCAACTGAACGCTATGGTATTCAAGCACTGGGAAGCTATCTGGCATCTCATTTTAAATTGGACCATCATTTTATCGATAGTGCCAATCCAGTCTAA
- the murA gene encoding UDP-N-acetylglucosamine 1-carboxyvinyltransferase: MDKLIINGGKALQGEVTISGAKNSALPIMAATLLATDNVTIANVPHLKDVTTMMELLGQLGTQLTVDEKMNVQVDASHVNEYVAPYELVKTMRASILVLGPLLARFGQADVSLPGGCAIGTRPVDLHLKALKTMGADISVKNGYIKARCKKGRLQGKTLVFDSVTVTGTENILMAAVLAEGKTLIKNAAREPEVVDLANFLNQMGAKITGAGSGTIEVEGVSSLSGGSYSVMPDRIEAGTYLTAGAITRGKVTIRRVKPDNLLSMLCKFEEAGAELSIGEDWITLNMHGLRPQAVNISTAPYPAFPTDMQAQFMALNAIADGTSSVIENIFENRFMHVQELQRMGAQIQLNGNTAMISGVERLTGAPVMATDLRASASLILAGLAAEGETTVERVYHVDRGYERIEEKLSMLGADIKRASAR, from the coding sequence GTGGATAAGTTAATTATCAATGGTGGCAAAGCCTTGCAAGGCGAAGTTACAATTTCCGGAGCTAAAAATTCAGCGTTACCGATTATGGCTGCCACGCTTCTAGCTACTGATAATGTAACCATTGCTAATGTTCCTCATCTTAAAGATGTGACGACTATGATGGAGCTCTTAGGGCAATTGGGTACTCAGTTGACAGTTGATGAGAAGATGAATGTTCAGGTGGATGCTTCTCATGTTAATGAATATGTCGCTCCCTATGAATTGGTTAAAACAATGCGTGCTTCTATTTTAGTATTAGGTCCGCTTTTGGCTCGTTTTGGTCAAGCTGATGTTTCCCTACCTGGTGGTTGTGCAATTGGCACACGACCGGTGGATCTACATCTTAAGGCTTTAAAGACAATGGGTGCTGATATTTCTGTAAAAAATGGTTATATCAAGGCACGTTGTAAAAAAGGACGATTACAAGGAAAAACTCTAGTATTTGATTCAGTAACAGTAACAGGAACAGAAAATATATTAATGGCAGCTGTTCTTGCAGAAGGGAAAACCCTTATTAAGAATGCGGCTCGTGAGCCAGAGGTTGTTGATTTAGCTAATTTTTTAAATCAAATGGGTGCCAAAATTACTGGAGCTGGCAGTGGTACTATCGAAGTAGAAGGCGTATCTTCACTTTCAGGTGGTAGTTATTCAGTGATGCCAGACAGGATTGAAGCAGGTACTTATCTTACCGCAGGTGCTATAACTCGTGGCAAAGTAACTATACGCCGAGTTAAGCCTGACAATTTACTCTCTATGTTGTGTAAGTTTGAAGAGGCTGGCGCAGAGTTATCCATTGGTGAAGACTGGATTACTTTAAATATGCATGGGCTTCGTCCACAAGCAGTGAATATCTCAACAGCTCCGTATCCTGCATTCCCAACTGATATGCAGGCGCAATTTATGGCCTTAAATGCGATTGCGGATGGTACTTCATCTGTGATTGAAAATATTTTTGAAAATCGCTTTATGCATGTGCAAGAGTTACAACGCATGGGAGCTCAAATTCAATTAAATGGTAATACCGCGATGATATCAGGTGTTGAGCGATTAACCGGAGCTCCAGTAATGGCTACAGATCTACGCGCTTCTGCAAGTCTGATTCTTGCAGGCTTGGCTGCAGAAGGGGAAACCACTGTGGAGCGTGTTTATCACGTAGACAGAGGCTATGAGCGGATTGAAGAGAAATTATCCATGCTAGGCGCTGATATCAAGAGGGCTTCAGCACGGTGA
- a CDS encoding BolA family protein: MINNEVLKQHLAETGEVDFVQVEGDGYHYQLTVVSDAFLGKTKVSRQQWVYAKLKDYITSGSLHAISMKTFTKEEWEKNRG, encoded by the coding sequence ATGATTAATAATGAAGTGCTAAAGCAGCACCTTGCTGAAACGGGTGAGGTTGATTTTGTGCAAGTTGAGGGTGATGGTTATCATTATCAACTCACTGTAGTTTCTGATGCTTTTTTGGGAAAGACAAAAGTATCGAGGCAACAATGGGTTTATGCAAAGCTTAAAGACTACATTACGTCCGGCAGTCTTCATGCAATAAGCATGAAAACTTTTACAAAGGAAGAGTGGGAGAAAAATCGTGGATAA
- a CDS encoding STAS domain-containing protein, translating to MKINAFKPSSEMTFSTVQVDRERLVKYVRETTGDVIKLDLSEVTHCDSAGLALLIEAKRLSTQRSKVCQVEDMPKAVHALAEFCGVDGILNKNEINPM from the coding sequence GTGAAAATTAATGCATTTAAACCATCTTCTGAAATGACATTCTCAACCGTTCAAGTTGATCGCGAGCGGTTGGTCAAATATGTTCGTGAAACCACAGGGGATGTAATAAAACTAGATTTAAGCGAAGTGACACATTGTGACAGCGCAGGTCTTGCTCTCTTAATTGAAGCCAAACGACTAAGTACTCAAAGAAGCAAAGTTTGCCAGGTCGAGGATATGCCTAAAGCAGTTCATGCCCTGGCAGAGTTTTGTGGAGTAGATGGAATATTAAATAAAAACGAAATAAACCCAATGTGA
- a CDS encoding MlaC/ttg2D family ABC transporter substrate-binding protein — MRAIKSLVVVVMLSLSQLLWAQSSPVPMLENTANQIIATLNANKANLKNNPHVIHQAVQRYLLPNVDVSGMARSVLGRQAWSKATASERQQFAHEFTQLVIRTYATPLAEYTDEKIKFLPVRGSLESRFLRVNSVIIRSNGQNIPLSYSLVSKNGTWKIYDLSVEGVSLLQSFRSQFADALRNSSMQEIIKQLHAQPGKKAA; from the coding sequence ATGAGAGCAATAAAATCGTTAGTTGTTGTAGTAATGTTGTCGCTCAGCCAGTTGTTATGGGCTCAGTCATCTCCTGTGCCAATGCTTGAAAATACAGCTAATCAAATTATAGCTACACTCAATGCAAATAAAGCGAATCTGAAGAATAATCCTCATGTTATTCACCAGGCTGTACAACGCTATTTGTTACCCAATGTTGACGTAAGTGGGATGGCTCGCTCTGTATTGGGTCGTCAAGCATGGAGTAAAGCAACCGCTAGTGAAAGACAGCAATTTGCTCATGAGTTTACTCAGTTAGTGATTCGCACTTATGCAACACCTTTAGCCGAATATACTGATGAAAAAATTAAATTTTTACCCGTTCGAGGTTCTCTGGAGAGCCGTTTTCTACGTGTAAACAGTGTAATAATTCGTTCAAATGGTCAGAATATTCCTTTAAGTTATAGCCTGGTATCTAAAAATGGAACCTGGAAAATTTATGACTTAAGTGTTGAAGGAGTAAGCTTACTACAAAGCTTCCGTTCACAATTTGCTGATGCGTTAAGAAATTCCAGCATGCAAGAAATTATTAAGCAATTGCACGCTCAACCTGGTAAAAAGGCGGCATAG
- the mlaD gene encoding outer membrane lipid asymmetry maintenance protein MlaD has product MNNRQRYIDISVGIFMLLGLFALLILVMKVSGVTTLVSNKGYHVTAEFTDIGGLKVRAPVTVAGVRIGEVTNIELQPGELNAKVTMLLRNDKQIPYEDTSARILTEGLIGSNYISIVPGFEDDEQKHPYLREGDVIAKTQEAVILENLIGQLLFNINKK; this is encoded by the coding sequence ATGAATAATAGGCAACGTTATATTGATATAAGCGTAGGAATTTTTATGTTGCTAGGCTTGTTTGCCTTACTTATTCTGGTAATGAAAGTGAGCGGTGTTACTACATTAGTTTCCAACAAAGGTTATCATGTCACCGCTGAATTTACAGATATAGGTGGGTTAAAGGTAAGAGCTCCCGTTACGGTCGCAGGAGTAAGAATTGGTGAAGTAACCAATATTGAACTGCAACCTGGGGAATTAAATGCCAAAGTAACGATGTTACTACGCAATGACAAACAAATACCTTATGAGGATACTTCTGCGCGTATTTTAACGGAAGGTTTAATTGGTTCTAATTACATCAGTATCGTACCAGGATTTGAAGACGACGAGCAGAAACATCCTTACTTGCGTGAAGGGGATGTTATTGCTAAAACGCAAGAGGCTGTAATTCTTGAAAATTTAATAGGTCAACTTTTATTCAATATTAATAAAAAATAG
- the mlaE gene encoding lipid asymmetry maintenance ABC transporter permease subunit MlaE: protein MLDMFARIGQRGVTNLQTMGTSGVFLLRMFIRNPDLSRLWPALKRQLYFVGVLSCLIIVVSALFVGMVIGLQGYNTLQKFGASSQLGQLLALSIGRELGPVISALLFAGRAGSALTAEIGLMKATEQLASMDMMGVDPLGRVVYPRFLAGLISLPLLALIFTAVAIYGGYFVGVDWLGVDAGSFWSNMQAAVDFRLDILSGIIKSIVFAFVVVWIAVFQGFNCIATAEGISEATTRTVVYSSLAVLGLDFILTAMMIGGW, encoded by the coding sequence ATGCTTGATATGTTTGCCCGTATAGGGCAGCGAGGCGTAACAAATTTACAAACTATGGGAACATCAGGGGTGTTTCTGTTACGCATGTTTATAAGAAACCCTGATTTATCAAGACTTTGGCCAGCCTTGAAAAGACAGCTTTATTTTGTTGGTGTGTTATCTTGTTTGATAATTGTGGTTTCAGCGCTATTTGTTGGGATGGTAATTGGTTTGCAAGGTTACAATACTTTGCAAAAATTTGGAGCGAGCAGTCAACTTGGACAACTTCTGGCATTAAGTATTGGCAGAGAGCTTGGTCCTGTAATTAGCGCTTTATTGTTTGCAGGACGGGCTGGTTCGGCATTAACGGCAGAAATTGGCCTAATGAAGGCAACGGAGCAGTTGGCAAGTATGGACATGATGGGAGTGGATCCTTTAGGGCGGGTAGTTTATCCGCGTTTTCTGGCAGGTTTAATTTCCTTGCCACTTCTAGCATTAATTTTTACTGCTGTTGCTATTTATGGTGGTTATTTTGTTGGGGTGGATTGGTTGGGCGTTGATGCCGGCAGTTTTTGGTCTAACATGCAGGCAGCTGTTGATTTTCGCCTGGATATTTTAAGTGGCATCATTAAAAGCATAGTGTTTGCATTTGTAGTGGTGTGGATAGCCGTGTTTCAAGGGTTTAATTGTATTGCTACCGCGGAAGGTATTAGTGAAGCAACAACACGGACTGTAGTTTACTCCTCGCTGGCAGTGCTAGGGCTTGATTTTATTTTGACCGCGATGATGATTGGAGGTTGGTAA
- a CDS encoding ATP-binding cassette domain-containing protein, whose translation MQDNLVQITNLTFARGERRIFDGVDMAMARGKITAIMGPSGSGKTTLLRLIGAQLYPQTGTIFVGGNNIHQLSRKDLYLARRKMGLLFQSSALFTHLSVFDNVAFPLREHTHLNDAMLRDIVLMKLEAVGLRGAAQLMPDELSGGMARRVALARTIALDPELMMYDEPFTGQDPISMGVLVRLIKRLNQLLQTTTIIVSHDVEETCSIADYIYLIAGGQVIGHGTPLELKQSNQPQVKQFMHGEADGVVPFHYPARPYTEELLDA comes from the coding sequence ATGCAAGATAATTTGGTGCAGATTACTAATCTTACCTTTGCCCGAGGTGAGCGTCGTATTTTTGATGGTGTTGATATGGCGATGGCGCGCGGAAAAATTACCGCGATCATGGGGCCGAGTGGAAGTGGCAAGACCACACTTTTACGTTTAATTGGCGCACAACTATACCCACAAACAGGTACTATTTTCGTTGGGGGAAATAACATCCATCAACTATCTCGTAAAGACTTATATTTGGCACGCCGAAAAATGGGGTTACTCTTTCAAAGCAGTGCACTCTTTACCCATCTCTCTGTTTTTGATAATGTCGCCTTCCCGTTGCGGGAGCATACCCATCTAAACGATGCAATGCTTCGCGATATTGTATTAATGAAGCTTGAAGCTGTGGGTTTGCGAGGAGCCGCCCAATTAATGCCAGATGAATTGTCAGGGGGGATGGCAAGACGTGTAGCTTTGGCTCGAACTATTGCGCTTGATCCTGAATTAATGATGTATGATGAGCCTTTTACAGGCCAGGATCCTATTTCAATGGGTGTACTTGTCCGTTTAATAAAGAGATTAAATCAGCTTTTGCAAACCACGACGATTATTGTTTCGCATGATGTGGAAGAAACTTGTTCAATTGCTGACTATATTTATTTGATTGCAGGAGGTCAAGTTATCGGACATGGCACGCCTCTTGAATTAAAACAATCAAATCAACCTCAAGTTAAACAGTTTATGCATGGTGAAGCTGATGGTGTGGTGCCGTTTCATTATCCGGCGCGTCCCTATACAGAGGAGTTACTCGATGCTTGA
- a CDS encoding KpsF/GutQ family sugar-phosphate isomerase, with protein MNFCKLGLAVIETEAQAVLDLTQRIDQRFETACELLLACKGRVVVTGMGKSGHIGSKIAATFSSTGTPAFFMHPGEASHGDLGMITRQDTVLAISNSGFTNEIVTLLPLLKRLEVPLITLTGNLESTIAKAADVNLDISIHQEACPLGLAPTTSTTVSLVMGDALAIALLQARGFSAEDFALAHPGGSLGRRLLLRIDELWHAGDGLPLINEQATISEALIEVTAKKLGMTCVTDARGCLAGVYTDGDVRRTLTQNFDINTTPLSTVMSRNCKTIKKGLLAAEALTMMQRYSITSLVVIDDANHPIAVVHLHDLLRAGVV; from the coding sequence ATGAATTTTTGCAAATTAGGCCTTGCAGTCATTGAAACCGAGGCGCAGGCGGTACTTGATTTAACTCAACGTATTGATCAGCGTTTTGAAACCGCTTGCGAGCTTTTATTAGCATGTAAAGGCCGAGTTGTGGTCACCGGTATGGGCAAATCGGGACATATTGGTAGTAAAATTGCTGCAACCTTTTCAAGTACGGGTACCCCTGCTTTCTTTATGCATCCAGGCGAGGCAAGTCATGGTGACTTAGGGATGATCACACGCCAAGACACCGTACTTGCAATTTCCAACTCAGGCTTTACTAATGAGATAGTTACATTACTCCCTTTATTAAAGCGCTTAGAAGTTCCGTTAATTACATTAACCGGGAACCTAGAGTCTACAATCGCTAAAGCAGCAGACGTAAATCTCGACATTAGCATCCATCAAGAGGCTTGTCCTTTAGGTCTTGCTCCCACAACAAGCACTACAGTGTCCTTGGTTATGGGTGATGCTTTAGCAATAGCACTTTTGCAAGCACGAGGATTTAGTGCTGAAGATTTTGCTCTGGCACATCCTGGCGGTTCATTAGGCAGACGCTTGTTACTCCGTATAGATGAATTATGGCATGCCGGTGATGGATTACCTCTAATCAATGAACAAGCGACGATTAGTGAAGCCCTGATTGAGGTCACTGCAAAAAAACTCGGTATGACTTGTGTAACAGATGCTCGTGGTTGTCTTGCTGGTGTTTATACTGATGGTGATGTAAGAAGAACACTCACCCAAAATTTTGACATCAATACGACTCCTTTGTCGACGGTGATGAGCAGAAATTGCAAAACGATTAAAAAAGGCCTTTTAGCTGCAGAAGCCCTAACTATGATGCAAAGATATAGTATTACCTCCCTGGTTGTTATTGATGATGCTAACCATCCAATAGCTGTTGTACATTTACATGATCTGTTACGTGCTGGCGTCGTTTAG
- a CDS encoding KdsC family phosphatase gives MNELIEKAKKIRCLISDVDGVLTDGLLYVDNFGNELKTFHVQDGMGLKLLMSAGIEVAVITTSVNAVIDHRMKQLGIQHYFTGQVDKRNAFEQLKERLGFDYTEFAYIGDDLPDLPIIQQVGLGIAVANAVSQVKEFAVWQTEQTGGRGAVREVCELILNAQNKQEIALTRYLAS, from the coding sequence ATGAACGAATTAATTGAAAAAGCAAAAAAAATTAGATGTCTAATCTCCGACGTCGACGGCGTATTAACTGATGGTCTTCTTTACGTGGACAACTTCGGTAATGAATTAAAAACTTTCCATGTACAAGATGGTATGGGTTTAAAATTACTCATGTCTGCGGGCATTGAAGTTGCAGTTATAACTACGTCAGTTAATGCAGTTATTGATCATCGCATGAAACAACTTGGTATTCAGCATTATTTTACAGGTCAGGTCGACAAACGAAATGCCTTTGAGCAGCTAAAGGAACGCTTAGGATTTGATTACACAGAATTTGCTTACATTGGTGATGACCTGCCTGATTTACCTATTATTCAACAAGTGGGTTTAGGTATTGCTGTAGCGAATGCAGTGAGTCAGGTTAAAGAATTTGCAGTGTGGCAAACAGAACAAACCGGCGGCCGTGGCGCTGTTCGTGAAGTTTGTGAATTGATTTTAAATGCGCAAAATAAACAAGAAATTGCGCTTACACGGTATTTAGCCTCATGA
- the lptC gene encoding LPS export ABC transporter periplasmic protein LptC codes for MNAAKQATWLFCALIALACSGWYFASSTAIVKLDDKTLSQSADVIVTNLTVRRFDEEGKLINYLHTPQMQHIPADNTNLLKTPQIIITQPGQPAWQINSDHAKAIHGGEKITFIRNVIVHQNKGEHSQESTMKTEELTYFPKEKLATTDLAVSFEQPGSTVHSQGMKAYLADKRVQLLSRAHATYEPKHG; via the coding sequence ATGAATGCCGCCAAACAAGCCACTTGGTTATTTTGTGCCCTAATCGCACTTGCTTGCTCTGGATGGTATTTTGCCAGCTCGACAGCTATCGTCAAACTTGATGACAAAACGCTTTCTCAGTCAGCAGATGTTATAGTGACCAACTTAACGGTGCGACGTTTTGATGAGGAAGGTAAATTAATCAACTACCTGCATACCCCACAGATGCAACATATTCCTGCCGACAACACAAATTTGTTAAAAACCCCGCAAATAATTATTACGCAACCCGGGCAACCCGCTTGGCAGATTAATTCAGACCATGCAAAAGCCATTCATGGTGGCGAAAAAATTACGTTCATTCGCAATGTTATTGTTCATCAAAACAAAGGTGAACATTCACAAGAAAGCACCATGAAAACAGAGGAATTAACTTATTTTCCAAAGGAAAAATTAGCAACAACTGATTTAGCTGTTAGCTTTGAACAACCCGGAAGTACTGTACATTCACAAGGAATGAAAGCTTATCTAGCGGATAAGCGAGTTCAACTATTAAGTAGAGCGCATGCAACCTATGAACCCAAACACGGTTAA
- the lptA gene encoding lipopolysaccharide transport periplasmic protein LptA, with translation MQPMNPNTVKIVKVFFAFILVFMAKLSFAMPDDREKVAELSADSADLNQQTHQGEYIGKVEFDQGTSHLRAARAITEGNQQNKLTLAIAYGDDRNQAHFWTQTAVDKPLLHAYADTIRYYPERHLVELIGNARVTQGDNSFAGPKISYDTEKQHVLSKGDHKNRTTIIIHPEKKA, from the coding sequence ATGCAACCTATGAACCCAAACACGGTTAAGATAGTCAAAGTATTCTTTGCTTTTATTCTGGTTTTTATGGCAAAACTAAGCTTTGCCATGCCTGACGATCGTGAAAAAGTCGCCGAGTTATCTGCCGATTCTGCAGATCTCAATCAACAAACGCACCAGGGCGAATACATTGGCAAAGTTGAATTTGATCAGGGAACCTCGCATCTACGCGCAGCAAGAGCAATTACGGAAGGAAACCAACAAAATAAACTCACTCTCGCTATTGCTTATGGAGATGACAGAAACCAGGCTCATTTCTGGACGCAAACAGCAGTCGATAAACCTTTATTACACGCCTATGCGGATACAATTCGTTACTATCCTGAACGTCACTTGGTTGAATTAATTGGTAATGCACGCGTCACTCAGGGAGATAATTCCTTTGCAGGACCAAAAATCAGCTATGATACTGAAAAACAACATGTTCTCTCTAAAGGTGATCACAAAAATCGTACAACGATTATCATTCATCCCGAGAAAAAAGCATGA